GTAAAGCTTCACTGCGTGGACGTTCGTCTCCACCACCGCGTTGAACTGCATGGCGCGGTATCCCTGTTCTCGTGCCCAGTCCACGGTGTACGCGCACAGCGCCCGGCCCACGCCCTGCCCGGAGTGGGCCGGGTCGACCATGTAGCTGGCGCTCGCGATGTGCGAGCCGTTGCCCTGGTGGTTGCGGTTCATCTTCGCGGTGCCGAGGACGGTCCCCGCACCGTCCACGGCGACGACCGTGCGGTTCGGGTGCGGCAGCAGCCACCAGCCTCCGCCCTGTTCTTCGTCGAGGTCGGTGGGGTAGGTGAAGGTCTCGCCTGCGGCGACGATCGTGTGGAAGAAAGGCCAGATGGCCGGCCAGTCCTCCGTGGTGGCTTCCCTGATCAGCATGGGAACAGCCTGTCCTGCGGGGACGGTGGTGACAACGCCGTTTCGCGGGTGGCGATGTACCGTCCCCGTCAGGGTGATTCAGAGGGTCAAGAGGTTTCAGGCGCCCTTCGGCTCGACGACCCACTCGCCCTTGCGCATGACACCCTTGAGGGCGAACGCCTCGTCGAGTACCACCAGGTCGGCGTCCTTGCCGGTCTCCAGCGAGCCGATCCGGTCGTAGAGGCCGAGCAGCCGGGCGGGGTTGACGGAGATGGACCGGACGACGTCTTCGACCGGGATGCGGTCGATCGTCACGGCCCGCCGGAACGCGGTGTCCAGGGTGAGCGTGGACCCGGCGATCGAGCCGCCCTCCACCAGCCGGGCGACCCCGTCCTTGACCTCGACCGCGAGCGGGCCGAGCTGGTACGCGCCGTCGCCGAAGCCGGCCGCGTCCATGGCGTCGGTGATCAGCGCGACCCGGGCGGCGCCCGCGTGGTGGTAGGCCACCTCCAGGGCCGCCGGGTGCAGGTGCGTACCGTCGTTGATCAGCTCGACGGTGATCCGCTCGTCCTCCAGCAGCGCCGCGATCGGGCCGGGGGCGCGGTGGCCGAGGGTGGGCATCGCGTTGAAGAGGTGGGTCGCGACGGTGGCGCCCGCGTCGATCGCCTCGACGGTCTGCTCGTAGGTGGCGTCGGTGTGGCCGATCGCCGCGATGACGCCCTGCTCGGCGAGGAGCCGCACCGAGTCGAGCCCGCCGGGGAGTTCGGTGGCGAGCGTCACCATCTTCGCGGTACCGCGTGCGGCCTTCAGCAGGGTCTGGACGGCGGCCGGGTCGGGGTCGCGCAGCAGCGCCTCGCTGTGCGCGCCCTTGCGGCAGGGCGAGATGAAGGGGCCCTCGAAGTGGATGCCCGCGATGTCGCCCTGTTCGGTCAGCTCGGAGAGGACCCCGGCCCACTGGCCGAGGAAGTCCAGGGTGTCGGTGACGGTGGAGGCGACGACGGTGGTCGTGCCGTGTTCGCGGTGTGTCCGTACGCCCGTCAGCACCTGGTCCACCGAACCCGCGGTGAAGGACGCGCCGCCGCCGCCGTGGTTGTGCATGTCCACGAACCCGGGGACGACCCAGTGGCCGGTCAGGTCGATGGTCCGGGCGTCCTCGCGGGCCCCGTCCACGATCCGTGTGCCCTCGACGGCCAACCGGCCGTTCACCTCCGTGCCCCCGGGCCGTACGACCCGGGCACCGGTGAGAACCGTGCTGTCTGCGCGTCCGGCCATCAGACGGATACCTCCGTGGCGAGTAGATCCCAGGCGAGCAGCCCCGCGCCCAGGCATCCGGCGGTGTCCCCGAGGGTCGCCGGGACGATGTGGGGCAGTGTCTGGAACGTGACGCGTTCCTCGACGGCCGCACGCAGTGGTGTGAACAAGGTTTCCCCCGCCTCGGCGAGCCCGCCACCGATGATGAGTGTGCGCGGGTCCAGCAGGGTGATCGCGGTGATCAGTCCGGCTGCCAGCGCGTCGACGGCGTCCGCCCAGACGCGCAGGGCGGCCGGATCGCCGGCATCGACGGCCCGCGCGCAGTCCGCCGCGTCCTGGGTGGGGTCGCCGCAGGCGGCGGCCCAGGCACGGGTGACGGCGGCGGCGGAGGCGAGCGTCTCCAGACAGCCGCGCTGACCGCAGCCGCACTCCGGGCCGTCCGGCCGGACCACGATGTGCCCTATCTCCCCGGCGCTGCCGTGCGCGCCCGCCTCCACGACCCCGTCGATGCCGATCGCGCCGGCGATGCCGGTGCCGAGGGCGACGAAGAGGAAGCGGTCGGTGCCGTGTCCGGCCCCGCCGCGGCCTTCGGCCAGTCCTCCGGTGCGGACGTCGTGGCCGAGCGCGACGGGGACGGAGCCGAGCCGTTCGCCGAGGAGGTCGCGCAGCGGCAGGTCGCGCCAGCCGAGGTTGGCGGCGTAGACCGCGATGCCCCGCTCGGCGTCGACGATGCCCGGAACGGCCACCCCCGCGGCGACGGCGGGCTCGCCGAAGTGCTCCTCGCCGTACGCGCGCAGATCGGCGGCGAACCCGAGGATGGTCTCGACCACCGCGTCGGGACCGCGCTCCCGTCCGGTGGCCCGTCGCTCCTCGTGCAGGAGGGTGCCGTCGGCTCCGACCAGCGCGGCCTTCATTCCCGTGCCGCCCACATCGAGGGCGATGACATGTCTCACGGGGGACAGTTTCGCCCGTCGACCTCAAAAGGTCTAGTCCACTATTCCGCTTTGTATTGGGTGCATACAAAAATCGCGGGCGGTGGGGCGCCCGGGTGGCACTGTCCGGGGGGCGCGTTACGTTGGTCGGCATGACCGCCCCCGAGAACGGAAACGGAACCGCAGGCTCGGAGGAGACCGGCGCCGCGAGCACGGAGGAGACCGGCGCCGCGAGCACGGAGGAGACCGGCGCCGCGAGCACGGAGGAGACCGGCGCCGACGAGACCGCCGACCCGACCACCGCCGAACCCACCGCCGAAGTGACCGTGGGCCCGGACGTGAGCGCGAGCACCGGGGCCCTCTCCGCCCGGGACCGTGCGCTGCTGGCTCTGGAACGGCGGTCCTGGGCGAGCCCCGGCGCGAAGGAACGCGCCATCCGCGAGGAGCTGGGCCTCTCCCCGGTCCGGTACTACCAGCTGGTGAACGCCCTGATCGAGGACCGTCGCGCGCTGGAGGCCGACCCCGTGACGGTCAACCGTCTGCGCCGCGTACGGGACGCCAAGCGGAGCCGGCGCTGAGCGGGGCCCCCGGCAGCACGGGCGACCCGCGTACCTGGAGCGTCCGGCGTCGGCGCGCGCGACCCGAGCCACGCCCTACGGCCGCGGCCAGGGCCGTCCCGACAGCCGCTCGATGTCGGTGTTGAACCGCTTGAGGTAGCCGGCGAAGGTCTCCACGTCCTCCGGCGACCACTTCTCCAGCACCAGCCCGAGCCCGCTCGCGTTCCTCTCGCGCTCCACGTCGAGCCGCCGCGCGCCCGCTTCCGTGATCCGGAACTTGCGGGCCATGCCCCCCGACGGGTCGGGGATGCGTTCCACCAGTCCGGCCTGCATCGCGGCGGCGGTCTGCCGGTTGAGGGTGGACGAGTCGAGCCCGAAGGCGTCGCTCAGTTCCTTGATGGACATCGGCCCCTGTACGCGGATGCGGCTGAGCAGGACGTACGCGCTCCGCTCCAGCACGTCGTCCTTGCGCCGTCCGTTGGCGGTGCGCAGGAAGATGTGGCGGCTGAGCAGCATCTGTTCGTACTCGACCTGCTGGATGGGGTCGTCCATGCGTCTCGCTCCTTGGTGCTGTCCCGCGCTCCCTCCCTCCCGAGGTTACGGGGCGTGCGCGGGGCACCGCCCCGGCGCACGGGGTGCGGTCTCGGCAGGTCCGCCCCTCCCTCGCTAATGTCTGAGCATGGGCACCCACCTGGACCACCTGCCGACTCCGTCCACCGAAGCGGGCCGCGAAGGGCTCGCCGCGCTCCTGGCCCGGCCGGACCGGGCGGTGGTGGCGCTCGACTTCGACGGCACCCTCGCCGAGATCGTGGCCGACCCCGAGCAGGCGCGGGCCCATGCCGACGTGCTGCCCGCGCTCGCCGCCCTCGCGCCGAAGATCGCGTCCGTCGTCGTGATCACCGGCCGCCCGGCCGCCGTCGCGGTCGCGCACGGCGGGTTCGCGGGGGTCCCCGGCCTGGAGCACCTGGTGGTTCTCGGCCATTACGGCGCCGAGCGCTGGGACGCCGCCTCCGGTGAGGTGGCCGCCCCGCCGCCGCATCCCGGCCTCGCCGCCGTCCGCGCGGAGCTGCCGGCGCTGCTCGACGGGCCCGAGGTGCTGCGCGGCACCTGGGTGGAGGAGAAGGGGCAGGCCGTCGCCGTCCACACCCGCCGCGCCACCGATCCGCAGGCCGCGTTCGAGCTGCTGCGGGAGCCGCTGGGCGGGCTCGCCGCGCGCCACGGGCTGATCGTCGAGCCGGGCCGCCAGGTCCTGGAGCTGCGCCCGCCCGGGGTCGACAAGGGCGTCGCGCTCACCGGGTACGCGGCGGAGGTGGGGGCGGGGTCGGTGCTCTACGCGGGCGACGACCTCGGTGACGTCGCGGCCTTCGCGGCGGTGGAGAAGCTGCGTTCCGGCGGTCCGGACCCGGTGCCCGGGCTGCTGGTGTGCAGCGGCGGCACCGAGGTGCCGGAGCTGGCCGACCGGGCCGACCTGATCGTGCCGGGCCCGGCGGACGTCGCGGCGCTGCTGGCGACCGTGGCCGCGAACATCTGAGGGTGGCTGGGAGGAGCCGCGAGCGGGGCGGGTCTCACCCCTCCCGCAGCGCCTCCAGCTGCTGGAGGAACCACGCCTGCGGGGGCAGCGCGGTCGCTGCCTCCGCGAGCCGGGCCGACCGCTCGGCCCGCTCCCGCTCGTCCATGCCCAGTGCCTCGTGCAGGGCCTCGGCCGTCGCGCTGACGTCGTACGGGTTCACCACCAGCGCGTCGGCGCCCAGCTCCTCGTACGCACCGGCCTCGCGGGACAGCACCAGGGCGACCCCGTGGTCGGAGACGACCGGGACCTCCTTGGCGACCAGGTTCATGCCGTCCCGGATGGGGTTGACCAGCGCCACGTCGGCCAGCCGGTAGGCGGCGAGCGAACGGGCGAAGTCGTCCTTCACGTGCAGGACGACCGGGGTCCAGGTGTCGGAGCCGTACGCCTTGTTGATCTCGTCGGCCAGCTCCTGGACCGCCGCCGTGTACTCCCGGTAGACCGCGAGGTCCTGGCGGGAGGGGTAGGCGAAGGCGACGTGCACGACGCGTTCGCGCCACTCGGGGTGGTTGTCGAGGAGGGTGCGGTAGGCGTGCAGCCCGCGCACGATGTTCTTGGACAGCTCGGTCCGGTCGACCCGGACGATCGTCTTCCGGTCGCCGTCGCCGCCGATCTGCTCGCGCAGCGCGGCCATCCGCTCGTCCACGTCCGGCTCGTGCGAGCGGGCGAGCAGGAAGTCGCCGTCGGCGCCGAGCCCGTGCACGCCGATGCGCGTCCCGCTGGTGCCGCCGAGGATCTCGGTGCAGCAGCCGATGAACGCGTCGGCCCAGCGGCGGGTGAGGAAGGCGGCCCGGTCGGCGCCGAGGATGCCGCGCAGCAGCTGTTCGCCGATGTCGTCGGGGAGCAGCCGGAAGTAGTCGACCGGCGCCCACGGGGTGTGCGAGAAGTGGCCGATGCGCAGGTCGGCGCGGAGTTCGCGGAGCATGCCGGGGACCAGCGCGAGGTGGTAGTCCTGCACCAGCACGGCGGCGCCCTCGCCCGCCTCCTCGGCCAGCGCCTCGGCGAAGGCCCGGTTGTACGTCTCGTACGCGGCCCACTGGCGCCGGAACTCGTCGTCGAAGACCGGCTCGACGGGGGTCTGGTAGAGGAGGTGGTGGACGAACCAGAGCACGGAGTTGGCGATGCCGTTGTAGGCGTCGGTGTGCACGCCGGCGTCGATGTCGAGCATCCGGACGCCCTCTTCGCCGACCCCGCGCCGGACCGCCTCGCGGTCGCCTTCGCTCAGCGCGGCGCAGACCCACACCTTGTCGTCGACGGCGCTCAGCCCGGAGACGAGGCCGCCCCCGCCCCGGCGTGCGTCGAGGGAACCGTCCTCGTTCAGCGTGTACGACACGGGGCCGCGGTTGGACGCGACGAGGACCT
The DNA window shown above is from Streptomyces sp. NBC_00247 and carries:
- a CDS encoding GNAT family N-acetyltransferase, translating into MLIREATTEDWPAIWPFFHTIVAAGETFTYPTDLDEEQGGGWWLLPHPNRTVVAVDGAGTVLGTAKMNRNHQGNGSHIASASYMVDPAHSGQGVGRALCAYTVDWAREQGYRAMQFNAVVETNVHAVKLYASLGFEVIGTLPEGFLHPEAGYVGLHIMHLRL
- the nagA gene encoding N-acetylglucosamine-6-phosphate deacetylase is translated as MAGRADSTVLTGARVVRPGGTEVNGRLAVEGTRIVDGAREDARTIDLTGHWVVPGFVDMHNHGGGGASFTAGSVDQVLTGVRTHREHGTTTVVASTVTDTLDFLGQWAGVLSELTEQGDIAGIHFEGPFISPCRKGAHSEALLRDPDPAAVQTLLKAARGTAKMVTLATELPGGLDSVRLLAEQGVIAAIGHTDATYEQTVEAIDAGATVATHLFNAMPTLGHRAPGPIAALLEDERITVELINDGTHLHPAALEVAYHHAGAARVALITDAMDAAGFGDGAYQLGPLAVEVKDGVARLVEGGSIAGSTLTLDTAFRRAVTIDRIPVEDVVRSISVNPARLLGLYDRIGSLETGKDADLVVLDEAFALKGVMRKGEWVVEPKGA
- a CDS encoding ROK family protein; this translates as MRHVIALDVGGTGMKAALVGADGTLLHEERRATGRERGPDAVVETILGFAADLRAYGEEHFGEPAVAAGVAVPGIVDAERGIAVYAANLGWRDLPLRDLLGERLGSVPVALGHDVRTGGLAEGRGGAGHGTDRFLFVALGTGIAGAIGIDGVVEAGAHGSAGEIGHIVVRPDGPECGCGQRGCLETLASAAAVTRAWAAACGDPTQDAADCARAVDAGDPAALRVWADAVDALAAGLITAITLLDPRTLIIGGGLAEAGETLFTPLRAAVEERVTFQTLPHIVPATLGDTAGCLGAGLLAWDLLATEVSV
- a CDS encoding DUF3263 domain-containing protein, whose protein sequence is MTVGPDVSASTGALSARDRALLALERRSWASPGAKERAIREELGLSPVRYYQLVNALIEDRRALEADPVTVNRLRRVRDAKRSRR
- a CDS encoding MarR family winged helix-turn-helix transcriptional regulator, with protein sequence MDDPIQQVEYEQMLLSRHIFLRTANGRRKDDVLERSAYVLLSRIRVQGPMSIKELSDAFGLDSSTLNRQTAAAMQAGLVERIPDPSGGMARKFRITEAGARRLDVERERNASGLGLVLEKWSPEDVETFAGYLKRFNTDIERLSGRPWPRP
- the otsB gene encoding trehalose-phosphatase, with translation MGTHLDHLPTPSTEAGREGLAALLARPDRAVVALDFDGTLAEIVADPEQARAHADVLPALAALAPKIASVVVITGRPAAVAVAHGGFAGVPGLEHLVVLGHYGAERWDAASGEVAAPPPHPGLAAVRAELPALLDGPEVLRGTWVEEKGQAVAVHTRRATDPQAAFELLREPLGGLAARHGLIVEPGRQVLELRPPGVDKGVALTGYAAEVGAGSVLYAGDDLGDVAAFAAVEKLRSGGPDPVPGLLVCSGGTEVPELADRADLIVPGPADVAALLATVAANI
- a CDS encoding alpha,alpha-trehalose-phosphate synthase (UDP-forming); its protein translation is MVSEHAAQVLVASNRGPVSYTLNEDGSLDARRGGGGLVSGLSAVDDKVWVCAALSEGDREAVRRGVGEEGVRMLDIDAGVHTDAYNGIANSVLWFVHHLLYQTPVEPVFDDEFRRQWAAYETYNRAFAEALAEEAGEGAAVLVQDYHLALVPGMLRELRADLRIGHFSHTPWAPVDYFRLLPDDIGEQLLRGILGADRAAFLTRRWADAFIGCCTEILGGTSGTRIGVHGLGADGDFLLARSHEPDVDERMAALREQIGGDGDRKTIVRVDRTELSKNIVRGLHAYRTLLDNHPEWRERVVHVAFAYPSRQDLAVYREYTAAVQELADEINKAYGSDTWTPVVLHVKDDFARSLAAYRLADVALVNPIRDGMNLVAKEVPVVSDHGVALVLSREAGAYEELGADALVVNPYDVSATAEALHEALGMDERERAERSARLAEAATALPPQAWFLQQLEALREG